From Micromonospora rhizosphaerae, the proteins below share one genomic window:
- a CDS encoding MBL fold metallo-hydrolase — protein MSAPAERAVERALAGRLWRMAGVAALAGVAWVGRDVPAQLGGRLTGARLERAARSPQFRDGTFRNRTNTRAMVADPGRNLVKELIFGKQKRRPTSPVPLLRPSADTPSDTARQLNVVWYGHASVLIEIEGRRVLVDPVWSDRCSPSSLIGPLRIHEPPVRLDELPPVDAILISHDHYDHLDLETVRGLLTSQSAPFLVPLGVGAHLDRWGVPEERIVELDWSESHRVGGLTITCTEAQHFSGRGLRRDGTLWSSWVVAGAHRRAFYTGDSGYFDGYPGIGAAHGPFDVTLMQIGAYDRAWPSIHMFPEEAVSAHLDLRGGLFIPVHWATFNLALHDWAEPVNRLWAEAKARDVRLAVPRPGERVVVDDPPPVDGWWEAVA, from the coding sequence ATGAGCGCACCAGCGGAGCGGGCGGTAGAGCGGGCACTCGCGGGCCGGCTGTGGCGGATGGCCGGGGTGGCGGCGCTGGCGGGCGTGGCCTGGGTGGGCCGGGACGTGCCGGCTCAGCTCGGCGGTCGGCTGACCGGGGCCCGGTTGGAGCGGGCGGCCCGGTCGCCGCAGTTCCGCGACGGCACCTTCCGCAACCGGACGAACACCCGGGCGATGGTCGCCGACCCGGGCCGGAACCTGGTCAAGGAGCTGATCTTCGGCAAGCAGAAGCGGCGGCCGACCAGCCCCGTCCCGCTGCTGCGACCGTCCGCCGACACCCCGTCCGACACCGCGCGCCAGCTCAACGTCGTCTGGTACGGCCACGCCTCGGTGCTGATCGAGATCGAGGGGCGCCGGGTGCTGGTGGACCCGGTGTGGAGCGACCGCTGCTCCCCGTCCTCCCTGATCGGCCCGCTCCGGATCCACGAGCCCCCGGTACGCCTCGACGAACTGCCGCCGGTGGACGCCATCCTGATCTCGCACGACCACTACGACCACCTGGATTTGGAGACCGTCCGCGGCCTGCTGACCAGCCAGTCCGCACCGTTCCTGGTGCCGCTCGGCGTCGGCGCCCACCTGGACCGGTGGGGCGTGCCGGAGGAGCGGATCGTCGAGCTGGACTGGTCGGAGAGCCACCGGGTGGGTGGGCTGACGATCACCTGCACCGAGGCCCAGCACTTCTCCGGCCGGGGGCTGCGCCGCGACGGCACCCTCTGGAGCTCCTGGGTGGTCGCCGGGGCGCACCGCAGGGCCTTCTACACCGGGGACTCGGGCTACTTCGACGGCTACCCGGGAATCGGTGCCGCGCACGGGCCGTTCGACGTCACGCTGATGCAGATCGGCGCGTACGACCGGGCCTGGCCGAGCATCCACATGTTTCCTGAGGAGGCGGTGAGCGCCCATCTCGACCTGCGCGGCGGGCTGTTCATCCCAGTGCACTGGGCGACATTCAACCTCGCCCTGCACGACTGGGCCGAGCCGGTGAACCGGCTCTGGGCGGAGGCCAAGGCCCGGGACGTACGCCTGGCGGTGCCGCGACCGGGCGAGCGGGTCGTGGTGGACGACCCGCCGCCGGTGGACGGCTGGTGGGAGGCGGTCGCCTGA
- a CDS encoding zinc-dependent alcohol dehydrogenase, translating into MKALTWQGKRDVRVEEVPDPRIEEPTDAILRITSTAICGSDLHLYEVLGPYLKPGDVLGHESMGMVEEVGPGVSRLAPGDRVVVPFNISCGTCWMCQRQLYAQCETTQVTSEGKGAALFGYTSLYGSVPGGQAEYLRVPQAHFGPITIPETGPDERWLYLSDILPTAWQAVKYADTPPGGTLAVFGLGPVGQLSARIGRHLGAGRVIGLDLVPERLELARRHGIEVLDVSELDDVPGALIDLVDGRGPDAVIDAVGMEAHGAPLGKLAQTATGLLPDKLAQTMADKAGVDRMAVLHAALKAVRRGGTVSVAGVYGGELDPMPMMEMFDRGIQLRMGQCHVRRWTDEIMRLLSGDDDPLGVEDLRTHRLPLEQAPQAYEMFQKKQDGCIKVVLAP; encoded by the coding sequence ATGAAGGCACTGACCTGGCAGGGCAAGCGTGACGTCCGGGTCGAGGAGGTACCGGACCCCCGCATCGAGGAGCCCACCGACGCGATCCTCCGGATCACCTCGACCGCTATCTGCGGATCCGACCTGCACCTGTACGAGGTGCTCGGGCCGTACCTGAAGCCGGGCGACGTCCTGGGTCACGAGTCGATGGGCATGGTCGAGGAGGTCGGCCCGGGGGTGAGCCGGCTCGCGCCGGGCGACCGGGTGGTGGTCCCGTTCAACATCTCCTGCGGCACCTGCTGGATGTGCCAGCGCCAGCTCTACGCCCAGTGCGAGACCACCCAGGTCACCTCCGAGGGCAAGGGAGCCGCACTGTTCGGCTACACGTCGCTCTACGGCTCGGTCCCGGGCGGGCAGGCAGAGTACCTGCGCGTCCCGCAGGCCCACTTCGGGCCGATCACGATCCCGGAGACCGGCCCGGACGAGCGGTGGCTCTACCTCTCCGACATCCTCCCCACCGCGTGGCAGGCGGTGAAGTACGCGGACACCCCGCCCGGCGGCACCCTCGCCGTCTTCGGACTCGGGCCAGTGGGGCAGCTCAGCGCCCGGATCGGCCGGCACCTCGGCGCCGGCCGGGTGATCGGGCTGGACCTGGTGCCGGAACGGCTGGAACTGGCCCGCCGGCACGGCATCGAGGTGCTCGACGTCTCGGAACTGGACGACGTGCCCGGAGCGCTGATCGACCTCGTCGACGGGCGCGGGCCGGACGCGGTGATCGACGCGGTCGGCATGGAGGCCCACGGCGCCCCGCTGGGCAAGCTGGCCCAGACCGCCACCGGGCTGCTGCCGGACAAGCTGGCGCAGACTATGGCGGACAAGGCCGGCGTGGACCGGATGGCCGTGCTGCACGCCGCCCTCAAGGCGGTCCGGCGCGGCGGCACCGTCTCCGTCGCCGGCGTCTACGGCGGCGAGCTGGATCCCATGCCGATGATGGAGATGTTCGACCGGGGCATCCAGCTGCGGATGGGCCAGTGCCACGTGCGCCGCTGGACCGACGAGATCATGCGGCTGCTCTCCGGCGACGACGACCCGCTGGGCGTCGAGGACCTGCGGACCCACCGGCTGCCGCTGGAGCAGGCGCCGCAGGCGTACGAGATGTTCCAGAAGAAGCAGGACGGCTGCATCAAGGTCGTCCTCGCGCCGTGA
- a CDS encoding succinate dehydrogenase/fumarate reductase iron-sulfur subunit, with protein MNLTLRIWRQKGPEDKGRMVTYQVDDVSPDMSFLEMLDVLNERLILQGEEPIAFDHDCREGICGMCGLMINGNAHGPQRGTTACQLHMRQFSDGDTIDIEPWRARAFPVIKDLVVNRNAFDKIIAAGGYITAPTGSAPEAHATPVAKADADAAFESAACIGCGACVAACPNGSGMLFTAAKVTQLSLLPQGQPERYTRVIGMVDAHDEAGFGGCTNAGECTVVCPKGIPLNTIGRLNRDYLAATAKRGDTAGS; from the coding sequence GTGAATCTGACCCTGCGCATCTGGCGCCAGAAGGGCCCTGAGGACAAGGGTCGGATGGTGACCTACCAGGTCGACGACGTGTCCCCGGACATGTCGTTCCTGGAGATGCTCGACGTGCTCAACGAGCGGCTGATCCTCCAGGGCGAGGAGCCGATCGCGTTCGACCACGACTGCCGCGAGGGCATCTGCGGCATGTGCGGCCTCATGATCAACGGCAACGCGCACGGTCCGCAGCGCGGCACCACGGCCTGCCAGCTGCACATGCGGCAGTTCTCCGACGGCGACACGATCGACATCGAGCCGTGGCGGGCCCGGGCCTTCCCGGTCATCAAGGACCTGGTGGTCAACCGGAACGCCTTCGACAAGATCATCGCCGCCGGCGGCTACATCACCGCGCCGACCGGCAGCGCGCCCGAGGCGCACGCCACGCCGGTGGCGAAGGCCGACGCGGACGCCGCCTTCGAGTCGGCCGCCTGCATCGGCTGCGGCGCCTGCGTGGCGGCCTGCCCCAACGGCTCCGGCATGCTCTTCACCGCCGCCAAGGTCACCCAGCTCTCGCTGCTGCCGCAGGGCCAGCCCGAGCGGTACACCCGGGTGATCGGCATGGTCGACGCGCACGACGAGGCCGGCTTCGGTGGCTGCACGAACGCCGGAGAGTGCACGGTGGTCTGCCCGAAGGGCATCCCGCTGAACACCATCGGCCGACTCAACCGCGACTACCTCGCGGCGACCGCCAAGCGCGGCGACACCGCGGGCTCCTGA
- a CDS encoding fumarate reductase/succinate dehydrogenase flavoprotein subunit produces the protein MELFTEGDPIADTKAPDGPIETRWDRRRFEAKLVNPANRRKMTVIVVGTGLAGGSAAATLAEQGYQVKSYCYQDSPRRAHSIAAQGGINAAKNYRNDGDSVHRLFYDTVKGGDFRSRESNVHRLAEVSVNIIDQCVAQGVPFAREYGGLLDTRSFGGAQVQRTFYARGQTGQQLLLGAYQALERQIGLGNVEMNARHEMLELIVVDGKARGIVVRDLVTGEITTEFADAVVLASGGYGNVFYLSTNAKGCNVTATWRAHRKGAYFANPCYTQIHPTCIPVSGDHQSKLTLMSESLRNDGRVWVPKAKGDNRPARDIPEDERDYYLERIYPSFGNLVPRDIASRAAKNVCDEGRGVGPGGLGVYLDFADAINRLGRKAIEAKYGNLFEMYERITGEDPYEVPMRIYPAVHYTMGGLWVDYDLQSTIPGLFVIGEANFSDHGANRLGASALMQGLADGYFVLPNTIANYLAAGPLEKIDASHPAAVEARADVEDRIQRLLAVNGDRTVDSFHRELGQIMWEHCGMERSEAGLRKAIDEIRTLREEFWQRVRVLGDGDGLNQSLEKAGRVADFFELAELMCIDALHREESCGGHFRAEHQTPDGEAQRDDEHFAYAAAWEFTGTGQPSVLHKEDLQFEYVHPTQRSYK, from the coding sequence ATGGAGCTGTTCACCGAGGGCGACCCGATCGCCGACACCAAGGCTCCCGACGGCCCGATCGAGACCCGCTGGGACCGCCGCCGTTTCGAGGCGAAGCTGGTCAACCCGGCCAACCGCCGGAAGATGACCGTGATCGTGGTGGGCACCGGCCTGGCCGGCGGCTCGGCCGCGGCCACCCTGGCCGAGCAGGGCTACCAGGTCAAGTCCTACTGCTACCAGGACAGCCCGCGCCGGGCCCACTCGATCGCGGCGCAGGGTGGCATCAACGCGGCGAAGAACTACCGCAACGACGGCGATTCGGTGCACCGGCTCTTCTACGACACCGTCAAGGGCGGCGACTTCCGCTCGCGGGAGTCGAACGTGCACCGGCTGGCCGAGGTCTCGGTCAACATCATCGACCAGTGCGTCGCGCAGGGCGTGCCGTTCGCCCGCGAGTACGGCGGCCTGCTGGACACCCGCTCGTTCGGTGGGGCGCAGGTACAGCGCACCTTCTACGCCCGCGGCCAGACGGGCCAGCAGCTGCTGCTCGGCGCGTACCAGGCGCTGGAGCGGCAGATCGGCCTCGGCAACGTGGAGATGAACGCCCGGCACGAGATGCTGGAGCTGATCGTCGTCGACGGCAAGGCCCGGGGCATCGTGGTCCGGGACCTGGTCACCGGCGAGATCACCACGGAGTTCGCGGACGCGGTCGTGCTCGCCTCCGGCGGCTACGGCAACGTCTTCTACCTCTCCACCAACGCCAAGGGCTGCAACGTCACCGCCACCTGGCGGGCGCACCGCAAGGGCGCGTACTTCGCCAACCCCTGCTACACGCAGATCCACCCGACCTGCATCCCGGTCTCCGGCGACCACCAGTCGAAGCTGACCCTGATGAGCGAGTCGCTGCGCAACGACGGCCGGGTGTGGGTGCCGAAGGCCAAGGGCGACAACCGCCCGGCGCGGGACATCCCCGAGGACGAGCGGGACTACTACCTGGAGCGGATCTACCCCTCCTTCGGCAACCTGGTCCCCCGGGACATCGCCTCCCGGGCCGCCAAGAACGTCTGCGACGAGGGTCGCGGCGTCGGCCCCGGCGGACTCGGCGTCTACCTCGACTTCGCCGACGCGATCAACCGGCTCGGCCGCAAGGCCATCGAGGCGAAGTACGGCAACCTCTTCGAGATGTACGAGCGGATCACCGGCGAGGACCCGTACGAGGTCCCGATGCGGATCTACCCCGCCGTGCACTACACGATGGGCGGCCTCTGGGTCGACTACGACCTCCAGTCGACCATCCCGGGCCTGTTCGTGATCGGCGAGGCGAACTTCTCCGACCACGGCGCGAACCGGCTCGGCGCCTCGGCGCTGATGCAGGGCCTCGCGGACGGCTACTTCGTGTTGCCGAACACCATCGCCAACTACCTGGCCGCCGGCCCGCTCGAGAAGATCGACGCCAGCCACCCGGCGGCGGTCGAGGCCCGGGCGGACGTCGAGGACCGGATCCAGCGGCTGCTGGCCGTCAACGGCGACCGGACCGTGGACTCGTTCCACCGCGAGCTGGGCCAGATCATGTGGGAGCACTGCGGCATGGAGCGCAGTGAGGCCGGTCTGCGCAAGGCGATCGACGAGATCCGGACGCTGCGCGAGGAGTTCTGGCAGCGGGTCCGGGTCCTGGGCGACGGCGACGGGCTCAACCAGTCGCTGGAGAAGGCCGGCCGGGTGGCCGACTTCTTCGAGCTGGCCGAGCTCATGTGCATCGACGCCCTGCACCGCGAGGAGTCCTGCGGCGGCCACTTCCGGGCCGAGCACCAGACCCCCGACGGTGAGGCGCAGCGCGACGACGAGCACTTCGCGTACGCGGCGGCCTGGGAGTTCACCGGCACCGGTCAGCCGTCCGTGCTGCACAAGGAAGACCTGCAGTTCGAATACGTCCACCCCACGCAGCGGAGCTACAAGTGA
- a CDS encoding succinate dehydrogenase cytochrome b subunit gives MVVTRTRSPIRSNVGLKAVMAVTGIILVLFLIAHMLGNLKVFTGETSFDHYAHWLRDIGKPLLPGVWYLWIQRAVLSVAVLGHIAAATALARRSRAARPVRYAHRPKVQGSYAARTMRWGGVIILLFVIYHLLDLTSGHLNPVGDQTKPYANVVADFAPERWYVTLFYTLAIVALGFHLRHGAFSAFRSLGQQTPKGERRARTAALVFAVALSAGFLVVPFAVLTGLVS, from the coding sequence GTGGTAGTCACGAGAACCCGGTCGCCCATCCGCTCGAATGTCGGCCTCAAGGCCGTCATGGCGGTGACGGGCATCATCCTGGTGCTGTTCCTCATCGCGCACATGCTCGGCAACCTGAAGGTGTTCACGGGGGAGACCTCGTTCGACCACTACGCGCACTGGCTGCGCGACATCGGCAAGCCGCTGCTGCCGGGCGTCTGGTACCTCTGGATCCAGCGCGCCGTGCTGAGCGTCGCCGTCCTGGGGCACATCGCCGCCGCCACCGCGCTGGCCCGGCGCTCCCGCGCCGCCCGCCCGGTCCGGTACGCACACCGCCCGAAGGTCCAGGGCAGCTACGCGGCCCGCACGATGCGCTGGGGTGGGGTGATCATCCTGCTCTTCGTGATCTACCACCTGCTGGATTTGACCTCCGGTCACCTGAACCCGGTCGGCGACCAGACCAAGCCGTACGCCAACGTCGTCGCCGACTTCGCGCCGGAGCGCTGGTACGTCACGCTCTTCTACACCCTGGCGATCGTCGCGCTCGGCTTCCACCTGCGGCACGGCGCGTTCAGCGCGTTCCGCAGCCTGGGGCAGCAGACCCCGAAGGGTGAGCGCCGGGCGCGCACCGCCGCCCTGGTCTTCGCCGTCGCGCTCAGCGCCGGCTTCCTGGTGGTCCCGTTCGCCGTACTCACCGGATTGGTGTCCTGA
- a CDS encoding LysR family transcriptional regulator, with product MQLHQLRYFVAVAELRHFTQAAELVGITQPSLSKQIHALETDLGAPLFERVRGNIALTAAGEVLLPLAKRILADVDTATREVQELVGLRRGRVRLGATPSLATSLAPPVLRRFRDAHPTVDLQVVEGGSQDLVRDLLRGDLDLALIIMPGQGADSGLRADPILRESLVVASVDPLPATSATGELRITDLRDQPLVMFREGYDLRDATLQACREAGFEPTLSVDGGEMDAVLSFVEAGLGVALLPGIVVNRRPGIRVTRLAPPGVRRTIAVARRRDVVPTHAGRELRRILLEYVHDATTNHQLPPGVEPLT from the coding sequence ATGCAGCTGCATCAGCTCCGGTACTTCGTCGCGGTCGCAGAACTACGACATTTCACCCAAGCCGCCGAACTGGTGGGCATCACCCAGCCCTCGCTGAGTAAGCAAATTCACGCCCTGGAGACCGACCTCGGGGCCCCGCTGTTCGAACGGGTAAGGGGCAACATCGCCCTCACCGCGGCCGGCGAGGTGCTGCTGCCCTTGGCCAAGCGCATCCTCGCCGACGTGGACACGGCGACCCGGGAGGTGCAGGAGCTGGTGGGGCTGCGTCGCGGCCGGGTCCGGCTCGGCGCCACCCCCAGCCTGGCCACCTCGCTGGCCCCGCCGGTGCTGCGCCGGTTCCGCGACGCCCACCCCACCGTCGACCTGCAGGTGGTGGAGGGCGGCTCCCAGGACCTGGTCCGGGACCTGCTGCGCGGCGACCTCGACCTGGCCCTGATCATCATGCCCGGGCAGGGCGCCGACTCGGGTCTGCGCGCCGACCCGATCCTGCGGGAGAGTCTGGTGGTCGCCTCGGTGGACCCGCTGCCGGCCACCTCCGCCACCGGCGAGCTGCGCATCACCGACCTGCGCGACCAGCCCCTGGTCATGTTCCGGGAGGGCTACGACCTGCGCGACGCCACCCTGCAGGCGTGCCGGGAGGCCGGCTTCGAGCCGACCCTCTCGGTCGACGGCGGGGAGATGGATGCGGTGCTCAGCTTCGTCGAGGCCGGGCTCGGCGTCGCCCTGCTGCCCGGCATCGTGGTCAACCGCCGGCCCGGCATCCGGGTCACCCGGCTCGCCCCGCCGGGCGTACGGCGGACCATCGCGGTAGCCCGCCGCCGCGACGTGGTGCCCACCCACGCCGGCCGCGAGCTGCGCCGCATCCTGCTCGAGTACGTGCACGACGCCACCACGAACCACCAGCTGCCGCCGGGCGTCGAGCCGCTGACCTGA
- the hrpA gene encoding ATP-dependent RNA helicase HrpA: MQNPAAPAESVTVRELHRRLSSLMFRDQRRLQRRLDGVRKLRDPQRRDGALAEIAADVAQAEARLESRRAAVPVITYPAQLPVSERKDDIAAAIRDHQVVIVAGETGSGKTTQIPKICLELGRGVHGLIGHTQPRRLAARTVADRIAEELGTELGDVVGYKVRFTDQVSDRSLVKLMTDGILLAELQTDRMLRQYDTLIIDEAHERSLNIDFILGYLKQLLPRRPDLKVIITSATIETERFARHFAAPAADGGEEKPAPIIEVSGRTYPVEVRYRPLIEVTEAEEEDDGDEENVRDQIQAIGDAVEELAAEGPGDILVFLSGEREIRDTADALGKLVQKKAALRGTEILPLYARLSTAEQHRVFAPHAGRRVVLATNVAETSLTVPGIKYVVDPGTARISRYSSRLKVQRLPIEPISQASANQRKGRCGRTSDGICIRLYDEQDFLARPEFTDPEILRTNLASVILQMTSIGLGDIGAFPFIDPPDRRNITDGVNLLHELGALNPAETDPAKRLTPLGRRLAQLPVDPRLARMVVEGERNGAATEVMVIAAALSIQDPRERPAEKQAQADQAHARFADRESDFVAFLNLWRYLREQQRALSSSAFRRMCKAEYLNYLRVREWQDIVSQLRQVLRTPEQAGGGGRSAKGADGGRRAAGADLPEEIDTPKVHQSLLPGLLSHIGLKDAQKNEYLGARGAKFALFPGSALFRKPPRWVMAAELVETSRLWGRVNGRIEPEWVEPLAQHLVKRSYSEPHWEKKQAAVMAYERVTLYGIPLVTSRKVNFGRIDPALSRELFLRHALVEGDWQTHHQFWRDNQRLLTEIEELEHRARRRDILVDDETIFQFYDERIPADVVSGRHFDAWWKKTRRERPDLLTFTRELLINTGRGGVDEADYPDEWQADGVALPLTYRFEPGTPTDGVTVDIPLPMLNQVPAESFDWQVPGLREELVVGLIRSLPKALRRNFVPVPDYARAALASMPAGEEPLLDALTRQLRRMTGVTVPRDAWDLTKLPPHLRVTFRVLGEDDAPVAEGKDLPALQRQLRQEVRQVVAAAAPDVARTGLTEWSIGALPRTIEQVRAGYAVTAYPALVDEGSTVGVRVFDSEAEQAAAHWAGTRRLLRLTVPSPAKFLQGRLSNEAKLALSRNPHGGVQELIEDATGAAIDKLMADAGAPAWDAEGFAALRDKVRADLVDTVVEVMDRVRRVLAAAYAVEQRLGRTQNLAVVAALADLRAQLSGLVHKGFITETGYARLPDVLRYLTAIERRLDRLPGNPQRDRHQQDRIAVVQKEYADMLAALPPARRQDPAVRQIRWMIEELRVNIFAQALGTPYPVSEQRIYRAMDEAEGR; encoded by the coding sequence ATGCAGAATCCAGCCGCACCCGCCGAATCCGTCACCGTCCGCGAGCTGCACCGCCGCCTCTCCTCGCTGATGTTCCGCGACCAGCGCCGCCTGCAGCGGCGGCTGGACGGCGTACGGAAGCTGCGGGACCCGCAGCGGCGGGACGGCGCGCTCGCCGAGATCGCGGCGGACGTGGCGCAGGCCGAGGCGCGGCTGGAGAGCCGGCGGGCCGCGGTGCCGGTGATCACCTACCCGGCCCAGCTGCCGGTCAGCGAGCGCAAGGACGACATCGCCGCCGCGATCCGCGACCACCAGGTGGTGATCGTGGCCGGCGAGACCGGCTCCGGCAAGACCACCCAGATCCCCAAGATCTGTCTGGAGCTGGGGCGCGGGGTGCACGGGCTGATCGGGCACACCCAGCCGCGCCGGCTGGCCGCCCGGACGGTGGCGGACCGGATCGCCGAGGAGCTCGGCACCGAGCTGGGCGACGTGGTCGGCTACAAGGTGCGCTTCACCGACCAGGTCAGCGACCGCAGCCTGGTCAAGCTGATGACCGACGGCATCCTCCTGGCCGAGCTGCAGACCGACCGGATGCTGCGCCAGTACGACACGCTGATCATCGACGAGGCGCACGAGCGCAGCCTCAACATCGACTTCATCCTCGGCTACCTCAAGCAGCTCCTCCCCCGCCGCCCCGATCTCAAGGTGATCATCACCTCGGCGACCATCGAGACCGAGCGCTTCGCCCGGCACTTCGCGGCGCCGGCGGCTGACGGCGGGGAGGAGAAGCCGGCGCCGATCATCGAGGTGTCCGGGCGGACCTATCCGGTCGAGGTGCGCTACCGGCCGCTGATCGAGGTGACCGAGGCCGAGGAGGAGGACGACGGGGACGAGGAGAACGTCCGCGATCAGATCCAGGCCATCGGCGACGCGGTCGAGGAGCTGGCCGCCGAGGGGCCGGGCGACATCCTGGTCTTCCTCAGCGGCGAGCGGGAGATCCGGGACACCGCCGACGCGCTCGGCAAGCTGGTGCAGAAGAAGGCCGCGCTGCGCGGCACGGAGATCCTGCCGCTGTACGCCCGCCTCTCCACCGCCGAGCAGCACCGCGTCTTCGCCCCGCACGCCGGACGCCGGGTGGTGCTCGCCACCAACGTCGCCGAGACCTCGCTGACGGTGCCCGGGATCAAGTACGTGGTGGACCCGGGCACCGCCCGGATCTCCCGCTACTCGAGCCGGCTCAAGGTGCAGCGGCTGCCGATCGAGCCGATCTCCCAGGCCTCGGCCAACCAGCGCAAGGGGCGCTGCGGGCGTACCTCGGACGGCATCTGCATCCGCCTCTACGACGAGCAGGACTTCCTCGCCCGGCCGGAGTTCACCGACCCGGAGATCCTGCGGACCAACCTCGCCTCGGTCATCCTCCAGATGACCTCGATCGGGCTCGGCGACATCGGCGCCTTCCCGTTCATCGACCCGCCGGACCGGCGCAACATCACCGACGGCGTCAACCTGCTGCACGAACTGGGCGCGTTGAACCCGGCCGAGACCGACCCGGCGAAGCGACTCACCCCGCTGGGCCGGCGGCTGGCCCAGCTCCCGGTCGACCCGCGGCTGGCCCGGATGGTCGTGGAGGGCGAGCGCAACGGCGCCGCCACCGAGGTGATGGTGATCGCCGCCGCGCTCTCCATCCAGGACCCGCGGGAGCGGCCGGCGGAGAAGCAGGCCCAGGCCGACCAGGCGCACGCCCGGTTCGCCGACCGGGAGTCGGACTTCGTCGCGTTCCTCAACCTCTGGCGCTACCTGCGGGAGCAGCAGCGGGCGCTGTCGTCGAGCGCGTTCCGCCGGATGTGCAAGGCGGAGTACCTGAACTACCTGCGGGTCCGCGAGTGGCAGGACATCGTCAGCCAGCTGCGCCAGGTGCTGCGTACCCCCGAACAGGCCGGCGGGGGCGGGCGAAGCGCGAAGGGGGCGGACGGCGGACGGCGGGCGGCCGGCGCGGACCTGCCGGAGGAGATCGACACCCCGAAGGTGCACCAGTCGCTCCTGCCCGGCCTGCTGTCGCACATCGGGCTCAAGGACGCGCAGAAGAACGAATACCTGGGCGCTCGGGGGGCGAAGTTCGCGCTCTTCCCCGGCTCGGCGCTGTTCAGGAAGCCGCCGCGCTGGGTGATGGCCGCCGAACTGGTGGAGACCTCCCGGCTCTGGGGCCGGGTGAACGGCCGGATCGAGCCCGAATGGGTCGAACCCCTCGCCCAGCACCTGGTCAAGCGCAGCTACAGCGAGCCGCACTGGGAGAAGAAGCAGGCCGCGGTGATGGCCTACGAGCGGGTCACCCTCTACGGCATCCCGCTGGTCACCTCCCGCAAGGTCAATTTCGGTCGGATCGACCCCGCGCTGTCGCGCGAGCTGTTCCTCCGGCACGCCCTGGTCGAGGGCGACTGGCAGACCCACCACCAGTTCTGGCGGGACAACCAGCGGCTGCTGACCGAGATCGAGGAGTTGGAGCACCGGGCGCGGCGCCGCGACATCCTGGTCGACGACGAGACGATCTTCCAGTTCTACGACGAGCGGATCCCCGCCGACGTGGTTTCCGGCCGGCACTTCGACGCCTGGTGGAAGAAGACCCGCCGGGAACGCCCCGACCTGCTCACCTTCACCCGCGAGCTGCTGATCAACACCGGTCGCGGCGGCGTGGACGAGGCCGACTACCCGGACGAGTGGCAGGCCGACGGGGTGGCGCTGCCGCTGACCTACCGGTTCGAGCCCGGCACCCCCACCGACGGGGTGACCGTGGACATCCCGCTGCCGATGCTCAACCAGGTGCCGGCGGAGAGCTTCGACTGGCAGGTGCCCGGGCTGCGCGAGGAGCTGGTGGTCGGGCTGATCCGGTCGCTGCCCAAGGCGCTCCGCCGCAACTTCGTCCCGGTGCCGGACTACGCCCGGGCCGCGCTCGCCTCGATGCCGGCGGGCGAAGAGCCGCTGCTCGACGCGCTCACCCGGCAGCTGCGCCGGATGACCGGGGTCACCGTGCCGCGGGACGCCTGGGATCTGACGAAGCTGCCGCCGCACCTGCGGGTGACGTTCCGGGTGCTCGGCGAGGACGACGCGCCGGTCGCCGAGGGCAAGGACCTGCCGGCCCTGCAACGCCAGCTCCGCCAGGAGGTACGCCAGGTCGTCGCCGCCGCCGCGCCGGACGTGGCCCGGACCGGCCTGACGGAGTGGAGCATCGGCGCCCTGCCGCGCACCATCGAGCAGGTCCGCGCCGGGTACGCGGTGACCGCGTACCCGGCCCTGGTCGACGAGGGCAGCACGGTCGGGGTACGGGTCTTCGACTCCGAGGCGGAGCAGGCCGCCGCGCACTGGGCGGGCACCCGACGCCTGCTCCGGCTGACCGTGCCGTCGCCGGCGAAGTTCCTCCAGGGGCGCCTCTCCAACGAGGCGAAGCTGGCGCTGAGCCGCAACCCGCACGGCGGGGTGCAGGAGCTGATCGAGGACGCGACCGGGGCGGCGATCGACAAACTGATGGCCGACGCGGGCGCCCCGGCCTGGGACGCCGAGGGCTTCGCCGCGCTGCGCGACAAGGTCCGCGCCGACCTGGTGGACACCGTGGTCGAGGTGATGGACCGGGTGCGCAGGGTGCTCGCCGCCGCGTACGCGGTGGAGCAGCGGCTCGGCAGGACCCAGAACCTCGCCGTGGTGGCCGCCCTGGCGGACCTCCGCGCCCAGCTCTCCGGCCTGGTGCACAAGGGCTTCATCACCGAGACCGGGTACGCCCGCCTGCCCGACGTGCTGCGCTACCTCACCGCGATCGAGCGCCGGCTGGACCGGCTGCCCGGCAACCCGCAGCGGGACCGCCACCAGCAGGACCGGATCGCCGTGGTGCAGAAGGAGTACGCGGACATGCTCGCCGCGCTCCCGCCGGCGCGCCGCCAGGACCCGGCCGTCCGGCAGATCCGGTGGATGATCGAGGAACTCCGGGTGAACATCTTCGCCCAGGCCCTGGGCACCCCCTACCCGGTCTCCGAGCAACGCATCTACCGCGCCATGGACGAGGCCGAGGGGCGCTGA